In Cucurbita pepo subsp. pepo cultivar mu-cu-16 chromosome LG04, ASM280686v2, whole genome shotgun sequence, the following are encoded in one genomic region:
- the LOC111793257 gene encoding uncharacterized protein LOC111793257: protein MSSCLALALQPANGSDILLQTREWFPPPRALAALSSFRQMRLAFAVTKHQSHHASTVLGDDSSLADSIASLGDDPLAASNGQVIVGVESRYRVVYRLVNGIYVLGITTADQDNSVNVFECIHIVNQAVSVVVTACRGVDVTPEKLSRKYAEIYMALDIVLRGVSNIRLAAMLSSMHADGLAKMVHSALDTENKIRGADSWNAMEVHSIEHEANVQAFSSARFELPAETLEAGDEIAATLAPVTQSVNEQHDQQQQKTEEPAAEHDPFAASDMINKPEELVSGFKKNKDPSATDLTMVLAGLEVPTLPPAEATQSTHIGVEGFEGNYGGIEFSTDQATMEETFEGFGDAWGGGLDPSEFVGPEKVKKSEGLGGLELLQTGSDPKAAVADASGAATPLENLVTKTEMKGPEMYIVEQISAEFRESLLARVGLMGVIYLKTLPPKTSDDKETEFSFRVEDTAPVKRFVVQGSRVSSLGNGMFHVRTAPVNEPIPIIKYSLLPRLTPLPLRVRLIQRHSGTLLSVMVQYAANPDLPLPLKDVTFTLKLPVDPTLLKVSPKAVLNRSEKELKWHVPEIPLKGSPGRLRARMPVDQNEEDEGEELEVVGYVKFSVQSYRSLSGISLRPATEGKTDFYETEHKFESGVYICN, encoded by the coding sequence ATGTCCTCCTGTTTAGCCCTTGCTCTGCAACCTGCTAATGGATCTGATATCCTCCTACAAACTCGCGAATGGTTCCCTCCCCCGCGAGCGCTAGCTGCCCTATCCTCCTTCCGCCAGATGCGATTGGCCTTCGCTGTCACCAAGCACCAAAGCCACCACGCATCGACCGTCCTTGGTGATGATTCCTCGCTCGCCGATTCTATTGCTTCACTTGGTGATGATCCTTTGGCTGCCTCTAATGGTCAGGTTATTGTCGGTGTGGAGAGCCGCTACCGAGTTGTCTATCGCCTCGTCAATGGCATCTATGTCCTCGGCATCACCACTGCCGATCAAGATAATTCTGTTAATGTCTTTGAGTGTATCCATATTGTAAACCAAGCTGTCAGCGTCGTTGTTACGGCCTGTCGTGGTGTTGATGTCACACCTGAGAAGCTTAGCCGGAAATACGCCGAGATTTACATGGCGTTGGATATTGTTCTAAGGGGTGTCAGCAACATTCGCCTTGCGGCAATGCTTTCTTCGATGCACGCCGATGGTCTTGCCAAGATGGTTCATTCAGCCCTCGATACAGAGAATAAGATTCGTGGGGCTGATAGTTGGAATGCCATGGAGGTTCACTCGATTGAGCATGAAGCCAATGTGCAGGCATTTTCAAGTGCGCGGTTTGAGCTACCTGCGGAGACTCTCGAAGCTGGGGATGAAATAGCTGCAACTCTTGCTCCTGTCACTCAGAGTGTGAATGAGCAACACgatcagcagcagcagaagaCTGAGGAGCCCGCTGCTGAGCATGATCCATTTGCGGCAAGTGACATGATTAACAAGCCTGAAGAGCTCGTGAGCGGGTTCAAGAAGAATAAGGACCCTTCTGCTACTGATTTGACTATGGTGTTGGCGGGTCTTGAGGTGCCAACATTGCCACCTGCGGAGGCCACTCAATCAACTCATATTGGTGTTGAGGGATTCGAAGGAAATTATGGTGGTATAGAATTCAGTACTGATCAAGCTACAATGGAAGAAACTTTTGAGGGCTTCGGTGATGCTTGGGGTGGAGGATTGGATCCATCTGAGTTCGTAGGCCCTGAGAAGGTTAAGAAATCAGAGGGTCTTGGTGGGTTGGAGCTCTTGCAGACCGGAAGTGATCCAAAAGCGGCTGTTGCTGATGCTAGTGGTGCAGCAACGCCACTTGAGAATTTGGTGACTAAAACTGAAATGAAGGGTCCCGAAATGTATATCGTCGAACAGATTAGTGCAGAGTTCAGGGAATCACTGCTGGCAAGAGTAGGATTGATGGGagttatatatttgaaaacttTGCCACCTAAAACCTCAGATGACAAAGAAACAGAGTTTTCTTTTCGTGTTGAGGATACAGCTCCAGTTAAACGATTTGTCGTGCAGGGTTCTCGTGTTAGTAGTCTTGGAAATGGAATGTTTCACGTGCGAACAGCGCCTGTAAATGAGCCCATACCAATTATCAAGTATAGCTTGCTACCTAGATTAACCCCATTGCCTTTGCGAGTTCGTCTCATACAACGTCATAGCGGGACTTTACTCTCAGTGATGGTTCAGTATGCTGCGAACCCCGATTTGCCATTACCTTTGAAGGATGTGACTTTTACTCTGAAACTACCTGTTGATCCTACATTGTTAAAGGTGTCTCCAAAAGCTGTATTGAATCGGTCTGaaaaagaactaaaatggCACGTTCCCGAGATTCCTTTGAAGGGTTCTCCTGGTCGATTGAGAGCTAGGATGCCTGTGGATCAGAACgaggaagatgaaggagaAGAACTTGAAGTGGTTGGTTATGTGAAATTTTCAGTTCAAAGTTATAGATCACTATCTGGGATTTCTTTACGGCCGGCTACGGAGGGTAAGACAGACTTCTATGAGACAGAGCACAAATTTGAGTCTGGAGTCTACATATGCAACTGA
- the LOC111793489 gene encoding uncharacterized protein LOC111793489 isoform X2, with protein sequence MLVARSFDLWQKDAFFSAAEEVQESADILESIYRTWLRERKARLMLDDLDAFTRELRTALGTTKWQLEEFEKAVRLSYRHHGDDTKLERHRQFIDAIENQIFCVEESLREYFVEEGKQPLKWVNLNEEECDDLAAFLSGTTATVRGEDVVCHSERMANARRVWSSPNFGSMTIAIPDEDECINPIPTVEATPKDKGSRTILWRQLGREFLPAKVAGHAYNQLFARFLGRRQFQSSRNLQRGCSVQLTLALMLTIFLLVPFVLYST encoded by the exons ATGTTGGTTGCACGGAGTTTTGATTTATGGCAGAAAGATGCTTTCTTTTCCGCCGCTGAGGAGGTGCAAGAATCGGCCGACAT ATTGGAATCAATATATAGGACATggttaagagagagaaaagcaaGGTTAATGCTAGATGATTTGGATGCATTTACCAGGGAGTTGCGAACTGCTTTGGGAACAACCAAATGGCAG TTAGAAGAGTTTGAGAAGGCTGTCCGGTTGAGCTACAGACACCATGGGGATGATACTAAGCTGGAAAGACATAGACAATTCATTGACGCCATTGAAAACCAAATATTTTGTGTTGAGGAATCATTACGTGAATATTTTGTTGAGGAAGGCAAGCAGCCCCTTAAATGGGTAAACCTTAATGAGGAAGAATGTGATGATTTAGCTGCATTTCTCTCTGGGACAACCGCTACTGTACGAG GGGAAGATGTTGTATGCCATTCAGAAAGGATGGCCAATGCTAGGAGAGTGTGGAGTTCACCAAACTTTGGTTCTATGACAATTGCTATTCCTGATGAGGATGAGTGTATAAACCCAATTCCAACTGTCGAGGCCACACCTAAAGATAAAGGATCTAGAACAATCCTCTGGAGGCAACTTGGGCGTGAGTTTCTTCCAGCAAAGGTTGCTGGTCATGCATACAATCAG CTCTTTGCTAGGTTTTTGGGCCGCAGACAGTTCCAGAGTTCAAGGAATCTACAGCGTGGTTGCTCAGTTCAACTTACACTTGCTCTGATGttaactatttttttgttgg TGCCTTTTGTACTTTATTCAACTTGA
- the LOC111793489 gene encoding uncharacterized protein LOC111793489 isoform X1 produces MLVARSFDLWQKDAFFSAAEEVQESADILESIYRTWLRERKARLMLDDLDAFTRELRTALGTTKWQLEEFEKAVRLSYRHHGDDTKLERHRQFIDAIENQIFCVEESLREYFVEEGKQPLKWVNLNEEECDDLAAFLSGTTATVRGPKDEILEPMPSFEESTHETYSKRREESSNQSSLDIGDKVEETRNVISRAGEDVVCHSERMANARRVWSSPNFGSMTIAIPDEDECINPIPTVEATPKDKGSRTILWRQLGREFLPAKVAGHAYNQLFARFLGRRQFQSSRNLQRGCSVQLTLALMLTIFLLVPFVLYST; encoded by the exons ATGTTGGTTGCACGGAGTTTTGATTTATGGCAGAAAGATGCTTTCTTTTCCGCCGCTGAGGAGGTGCAAGAATCGGCCGACAT ATTGGAATCAATATATAGGACATggttaagagagagaaaagcaaGGTTAATGCTAGATGATTTGGATGCATTTACCAGGGAGTTGCGAACTGCTTTGGGAACAACCAAATGGCAG TTAGAAGAGTTTGAGAAGGCTGTCCGGTTGAGCTACAGACACCATGGGGATGATACTAAGCTGGAAAGACATAGACAATTCATTGACGCCATTGAAAACCAAATATTTTGTGTTGAGGAATCATTACGTGAATATTTTGTTGAGGAAGGCAAGCAGCCCCTTAAATGGGTAAACCTTAATGAGGAAGAATGTGATGATTTAGCTGCATTTCTCTCTGGGACAACCGCTACTGTACGAGGTCCAAAAGATGAAATTTTGGAACCTATGCCTTCTTTTGAAGAATCTACTCATGAGACTTATAGTAAAAGACGAGAAGAAAGCAGTAATCAGAGCAGCCTAGATATTGGCGATAAAGTCGAAGAAACTCGAAATGTAATTTCACGTGCAGGGGAAGATGTTGTATGCCATTCAGAAAGGATGGCCAATGCTAGGAGAGTGTGGAGTTCACCAAACTTTGGTTCTATGACAATTGCTATTCCTGATGAGGATGAGTGTATAAACCCAATTCCAACTGTCGAGGCCACACCTAAAGATAAAGGATCTAGAACAATCCTCTGGAGGCAACTTGGGCGTGAGTTTCTTCCAGCAAAGGTTGCTGGTCATGCATACAATCAG CTCTTTGCTAGGTTTTTGGGCCGCAGACAGTTCCAGAGTTCAAGGAATCTACAGCGTGGTTGCTCAGTTCAACTTACACTTGCTCTGATGttaactatttttttgttgg TGCCTTTTGTACTTTATTCAACTTGA